In the genome of Globicephala melas chromosome 3, mGloMel1.2, whole genome shotgun sequence, one region contains:
- the GABRP gene encoding gamma-aminobutyric acid receptor subunit pi isoform X2, producing MRHSLHLTFLCLSLLTGRMCIQGNQFNIKASRSDKLSLPGFENLTAGYNKFLRPNFGGEPVQIALTLDIASISSISESNMDYTATIYLRQRWTDQRLVFEGDKSFTLDARLVEFLWVPDTYIVESKKSFLHEVTVGNRLIRLFSNGTVLYALRITTTVACNMDLSKYPMDTQTCKLQLESWGYDGNDVEFSWLRGNDSVRGLENLRLAQYTVQQYFTLATRSQQETGNYTRLVLQFELQRNVLYFILETYLPSTFLVVLSWVSFWISLDSVPARTCIGEGKGSGRSQHH from the exons ATGAGGCACAGTCTCCACTTGACCTTCCTGTGTCTGAGTCTCCTCACTGGAAG gatGTGTATCCAGGGGAATCAGTTTAACATCAAGGCCAGCAGAAGTGACAAGCTGTCCCTGCCTGGCTTTGAGAATCTCACAGCAGGATATAACAAGTTTCTCAGGCCCAATTTTGGTG GAGAACCTGTTCAGATAGCACTGACTCTGGACATTGCAAGTATTTCCAGTATTTCAGAGAGTAACATG GACTACACAGCCACCATATACCTCAGACAGCGCTGGACGGACCAGCGGCTGGTGTTCGAAGGCGACAAGAGCTTCACTCTGGATGCACGCCTAGTGGAGTTCCTCTGGGTGCCAGACACTTACATCGTGGAGTCCAAAAAGTCCTTCCTCCATGAAGTCACTGTGGGAAACAGGCTCATCCGCCTCTTCTCCAATGGCACAGTCCTGTATGCTCTCAG aaTCACAACAACCGTTGCATGTAACATGGACCTGTCTAAATACCCCATGGACACACAGACATGCAAGTTGCAACTAGAAAGCT GGGGCTATGATGGGAATGACGTGGAGTTCAGCTGGCTGAGAGGGAATGACTCTGTGCGCGGGCTGGAGAACCTGCGGCTTGCTCAGTACACCGTACAACAATATTTCACGTTAGCTACCAGATCGCAGCAGGAAACAG GAAATTATACACGACTGGTCTTGCAATTTGAGCTTCAGAGGAATGTCctgtatttcattttggaaactTATCTTCCTTCCACTTTCCTGGTGGTGTTATCCTGGGTTTCGTTTTGGATCTCCCTTGATTCAGTTCCTGCAAGAACCTGCATTG GGGAAGGCAAAGGAAGTGGAAGAAGTCAACATCACTAA